Below is a window of Bacteroidales bacterium DNA.
TTCTTGTGCTTATCCTGATAATTGTTATCCATGTGAAATACTTACAGAAAATGGAACTAATAATTGGAAAATCAGATTTACACCAAATGAGGCAGGAAACTGGTTATATAGAATTGTTGCAACTGATGCTTCCGGAAGTATTACTTATCCATCATCAAATTTCCGTTGCATACCATCAGCATACCCAGGTTTTATAGAAAAAGCAAATAATAAATTTTTGCATAGAACAACAGGAGAATTCTTTTTTCCTGTTGGACAAAATGTGGTATCGTATGGCACACCAACACCAACAGTTTATCCTTTCACTCTAACATTTGGAACAAACGAATATAAATATTATATTGACAATGCTGCGATTAATAATTCAAATTTCATTAGGATATGGTTGGATAACTACCCCGGAATGGCATTGGTTGGTAAGGATCTTACCACACAAGAATTTTACTTTGACTTATATAATCAGAAAGACGCATATCAACTGGATTTGATAATTAATTATGCGAAAACAAAAGGTGTCAATATTATGCTGTGTCTTTTTAATGTAGGATCGTGGGGTGATGGCAATCCATATACAGATTATAATCACTGGACTGACGAAAATGCATTCAATTTACATAATAATTATAATAGTCCTATTTCAAACCCCTATCAATTTTTTTCAAATGCCACAGCAATTGATAAAACAAAAAACCTTTTAAAATATATAGTGTCAAGATGGGGGTATGCCACAAATATTGTTGCCTGGGAATTATGGAATGAATTTAATGAATTTGTTAATGCTAATAGTTACCTTTATGAAGCACCTCCTCCCACTTTTGAAACTGACTTACTAAATTGGCATGATATGATGTACAAATATATTAAAAGCATTGACCCCTATAAGCATTTGATAACAACATCTGTTTCCGGAGGATTAACAACTTCAAACCAATCAATATTTTCTGCTATGGATTTTACACAGTCACATGTGTATAAGGATCCTGTTGATAGTAATAACTATTGGGATGACTTTCAGAACGACTTCTATGAACAAACTTTTCAACTTGAACTAGTTCAAATAAATAAACCTATTTTTACTGGAGAGTGGGGTTTTACTGATCCTGAAGATTGGAATCAATATGATCCAAATGGATTTGAATTACATAATTCTTTATGGTCATCTGCATTTTCAACTGCACTTGGCTCTGCATCTAATTGGTGGTGGGATAGTTATATTAAACCAAATAATTTATTTAATCGTTATAAGCCAATATCTGTATTTATGAATTCATTGCCAACACCTTCTGACTTATTTATTTCGGATAGAATAACAGATGAAAATTATTTGGACATAAATGGTTTGCGCACCTATTATATGCATAATACAAATTTTGATACAATTTATGGGTGGACACAAGATGTTAATTTTTATTTCAGAAAGCTTCACGAAACTCCAGAAGGTGACGAATACTTACAAACACTTAATCCTGTTTATAAGCCCGACCCATCTTCATTAAATAATGAAATTGCAATTATTGATGTTGATCCCATTCAAAACAATAAGATATATATAGTAAAATGGTATAGTTCTGAAACCGGGATGTTATTTGAAACAAATTCTGTTATATGTAGTAATAATCAAATAAAAATATATATACCTATAGCTTTAAGAACTAGTACATTTGGAGATGCTGTTTTTGCAATATATTTAGATTGCGATAGGTATTTTTGGAGAGAGGGTGTGTTGA
It encodes the following:
- a CDS encoding T9SS type A sorting domain-containing protein produces the protein MKTKKFCLTLLGVIFQINLLQATPTISNVIAYPANNVYLYDKFEITFTMNNYLLPHDPDVINSYGEFWSPSGKYYKVYAFYYKGYTKTDSICSCAYPDNCYPCEILTENGTNNWKIRFTPNEAGNWLYRIVATDASGSITYPSSNFRCIPSAYPGFIEKANNKFLHRTTGEFFFPVGQNVVSYGTPTPTVYPFTLTFGTNEYKYYIDNAAINNSNFIRIWLDNYPGMALVGKDLTTQEFYFDLYNQKDAYQLDLIINYAKTKGVNIMLCLFNVGSWGDGNPYTDYNHWTDENAFNLHNNYNSPISNPYQFFSNATAIDKTKNLLKYIVSRWGYATNIVAWELWNEFNEFVNANSYLYEAPPPTFETDLLNWHDMMYKYIKSIDPYKHLITTSVSGGLTTSNQSIFSAMDFTQSHVYKDPVDSNNYWDDFQNDFYEQTFQLELVQINKPIFTGEWGFTDPEDWNQYDPNGFELHNSLWSSAFSTALGSASNWWWDSYIKPNNLFNRYKPISVFMNSLPTPSDLFISDRITDENYLDINGLRTYYMHNTNFDTIYGWTQDVNFYFRKLHETPEGDEYLQTLNPVYKPDPSSLNNEIAIIDVDPIQNNKIYIVKWYSSETGMLFETNSVICSNNQIKIYIPIALRTSTFGDAVFAIYLDCDRYFWREGVLSYNTYQNVSGNIVCNKTTGQVFYKTIDGKIHSMWWDQNSNTWQWSELNNTGNNVAGDLAISQDGSQVFYRTTDNKLNSIWYNTNIPDWQWSDLNQVENGNVKGPIAVGPNGEVFYRTLSNKLNKIWRNPTNNIWQRTDLNNAAGNNVGDAMAVSSNCQVFYKTLDNKLNNIWFNTRSNLWICSNLNNAANGNVCGNITITPNGQVFYRTCTYKINNIWWDPSTKIWNWSGLDNAANYVAGDLMADNVGKVFYRNTSSNINCIYWDNTWHWSELDNSTSNNVYSGNIATDNNGNVFFRGTDNLVHRLYYNSQCYYIPSTNFLKNTSDDSNLLENTYIDKIDNDNNIIIYPNPTDNIINIISNENINNLYLYSFDGRLIKEINNINVSETLIDVSGQNDGIYFIKVYLANGQIINSKIIINH